In Rutidosis leptorrhynchoides isolate AG116_Rl617_1_P2 chromosome 2, CSIRO_AGI_Rlap_v1, whole genome shotgun sequence, one genomic interval encodes:
- the LOC139891926 gene encoding SPX domain-containing protein 4-like produces MKFGKEFGIHLEQTLPEWKDKYLCYKPLKKLLKNLPNPNPNPNPAGHRHLQPSAADHNLPPHSADLQQWFVRILNEELDKFNDFYVDKEEEFVIRFQELKQRIEQVKEKSCKNGVFTSESEFSDELMAIRKDFVTIHGEMVLLKNYSSLNFAGIIKILKKYDKRTGGLLRVQFTQLALRQPFFTTEPLTRLVVECEENLELLFPLEEEVVESSSDTITPPLSINEGTSDVYRRTVDAIKTIKGLKKESSTFNPLSFASIFGNQDIDTGAITAEDSPSDSQSEPDCDDGQTTE; encoded by the exons ATGAAATTTGGTAAAGAATTTGGAATTCATTTAGAACAAACCTTACCTGAATGGAAAGACAAATACTTATGTTACAAACCCCTTAAAAAACTTCTTAAAAACCTTCCtaatccaaaccctaaccctaatcctGCCGGCCACCGCCATCTTCAACCTTCCGCCGCCGATCACAACCTGCCACCTCATTCAGCCGATCTCCAACAGTGGTTTGTCAGGATTCTTAATGAAGAACTTGATAAGTTTAATGATTTCTATGTTGATAAAGAGGAGGAATTCGTTATCCGTTTTCAG GAACTGAAACAAAGAATCGAACAAGTAAAAGAGAAAAGCTGCAAAAATGGAGTTTTTACATCAGAAAGCGAATTCAGTGATGAGCTCATGGCAATACGTAAAGACTTCGTCACAATTCACGGGGAAATGGTCCTTTTAAAAAACTACAGCTCCTTAAACTTTGCAG GTATCATTAAAATACTAAAAAAGTATGACAAAAGAACCGGTGGATTACTGCGTGTACAGTTCACACAACTTGCCCTCCGTCAACCGTTTTTCACAACAGAACCTCTTACAAGATTAGTCGTCGAGTGTGAAGAAAATCTCGAACTTTTATTCCCGTTAGAAGAAGAAGTAGTTGAATCTTCTAGTGATACAATAACGCCACCTTTGTCAATTAACGAAGGAACATCGGATGTATATAGGCGGACTGTTGATGCAATTAAAACCATAAAGGGTCTTAAGAAAGAAAGCTCTACCTTCAATCCGTTGTCTTTTGCATCTATTTTTGGCAATCAGGATATTGACACTGGAGCAATAACTGCAGAAGATTCACCTTCTGACTCGCAGTCGGAACCGGATTGTGATGATGGTCAAACGACTGAGTAA